In Deltaproteobacteria bacterium GWC2_55_46, a single window of DNA contains:
- a CDS encoding protease, producing MSEIIMLIENGYEDAEALYPFYRLQEAGHRVTIVGPKAGTYLSKHGYPLEAKKSAAEVKAGDFKGLIIPGGQAPDRMRINGPMVDLVKEANGLGLVVGAICHGAQVLIEAGVLKGKKATCYISVKTDIINAGATYVDAPVVVDGRLVTSRHPGDLPGFGRALVELLSGC from the coding sequence ATGTCAGAGATAATCATGCTCATAGAGAACGGCTACGAGGACGCTGAGGCGTTATATCCCTTTTACAGGCTTCAGGAGGCGGGGCACAGGGTAACAATAGTCGGTCCGAAGGCGGGTACGTACTTAAGCAAGCACGGCTACCCGCTTGAGGCGAAAAAATCGGCAGCGGAGGTAAAGGCAGGGGACTTCAAGGGGCTTATAATCCCAGGAGGGCAGGCACCCGACAGGATGAGGATAAACGGGCCTATGGTCGATCTCGTCAAGGAGGCCAACGGCCTTGGCCTTGTGGTCGGGGCCATCTGCCACGGGGCTCAAGTTTTGATAGAGGCCGGTGTCCTTAAGGGAAAAAAGGCCACCTGCTATATCTCGGTCAAGACAGATATCATAAACGCCGGGGCCACGTACGTAGACGCCCCCGTGGTAGTTGACGGAAGGCTTGTCACATCGCGCCATCCCGGAGACTTGCCGGGCTTTGGCAGGGCGCTTGTGGAGCTGCTCTCCGGCTGCTGA